TTTGGTGTCATTACACGGCCACACCACGTCTTCCTGATGCGGCTGCAAGGGTGCGCCGATCGAATGCACACACGGTACGAAGTCGCCGTCCGGACCCAGCACATCGAGAGCGGCCTGACCCATCCGGGTCATGATGCGCTGATTCACCGCGACATAGGCGGAATCGCTGATCTCAACCCCGATATGGGAAATGTGCGATCCAATCGGTCCCATGCTGAAGGGAATCACATACAGCGTGCGGCCGCGCATACAACCCTCGAATAATTCGCGGAGTATGCCCCGCATCTTTTGCGGCTCCATCCAGTTATTCGTGGGGCCGGCGTTTTCCTGCTTTTCGCTACAGATGTACGTTCGGTCCTCGACGCGCGCGACATCGGTCGGGTGAGAACGCGCCAGAAAGCTATTCGGTCTCTTCTTCGGGTTTAAGCGGATAAAGGTCCCTTTTTGCACCATCTCTTCGCATAAACGATCGTATTCGGCCTTGGAACCATCACACCAATAGATGCGATCGGGATTGCAAAGGCCGGCAATCTCTTCCACCCATTGCAAAAGCCGTTTGTTTTTTGTCCTCTTTGCTCCGTCGTGTGCCATCGTCATGAATGCAACCTCCGATTTTCTGTTGTCACCGCAAACGCGTATTTTTTGCAGTTTACCATCCTGCGCCGGTCTCGCCTACGTCACGAGCTTCCTTGTCTTCTCGTGTTGACCGGCGCGCCGCCTCACAGTAAGCTGCTTTTGATCCCCCCGGCTATTGGCCTTATCCACCGTCAATGACGATTGATACCAGGAGATAAGCGTATGCAGCGAGAAATAATCGACCAATGGGCCGCCTTGAGCAAAAGCGCCCTCGAGTCCATGAAAGAGCTTGGTGCAATCAATGCCAAGCTAGTGGAGAAAATGACGGCGCAGCAGGAAGCAATCCTCAGCACCTGTCTCGAGGCAAGCGCCAAGGAAGTGAATTTGATTAGCGTCGTTAAGGACCCGAAGGACTTACTGGCGCATCAAGCCGCTCTGGCCTCCGAATACGGCGCCAAGTTCGTCGAGATCGTCCGCGGCACCAACGATCTATTCAGCGAGTGCAAGAATGAACTAAGCGCTTGGGCGGAACGCGGCATGGAGAAAACCGTCGCGCCGTTTGCCGGCAAACCCGCGAAGGGCAAATAGACTCGTGATAAAAAATCCGATCATTGCGTTATGCGATTGTCATGCTCACGGTCGTGGAGCAAGGGTTTCGTAGCTTGAATCTTTACGTCTTGTTACCGACTTGACAGTGAGGTATAGCCGCCGTATGATGCAACGCAGCATTGCGATGTGCAATGCACAACGTCGGTAAACTTCGTGAGGTAACGATATGCAATTTGAAATTATGCAGCCCTGGGCTCAGTTTGGCAGCACCTGCTTTGTTTCACTAAAGGAACTAGGCGAGATCAGCACCAAGACGTTCGAGAAGGTGGCCGAACAGCAACTCGGCTTGGTAAACACCTATGTAGATACCGGTATCAAGCAGGTCACCTTGCTGACCGAATCGAAGGATTATAAGGATATCCTGGCGGGCCAAACCAAGCTCATGACCGAATACAACGAAAAGATGCTGGACGCCCTGCGTAATACCACCGAGATCATGACAGATTCCAAGGATGAGATGGCGGCTTGGTTCGAGAAGGCCCAGGAGAACGGGACCGTGCCGGTAAAGAAAGCCGCGCTCGCCGTAAAGAAAGCAACCGCTTAGCCCTTCCCGACCACCCTTCCTCTTTAGACCCGATCCACCCCGCAAGGTGGACCGGGTTTTTCGTGAATAGCGTTTTTGGCGTGATATTACCTGGCGGCGAGCCAGGTGGTGACCGAGGGGGGGATCATCTGCTGCGCTTTGCCGCTCACATAGATCCCGATGTGCCCGCCGGGAAATTCGATCTCCGAATAATCCGCGCTTCCCACGTATTTCTTTAACGCCTTCGAGGCGGCGGGTGGGACCAGGTGGTCGTCGGTGGCGAAGATGTTGAGCACCGGCATGGTGATGTTTTCGAGATCGACGTTCTTCTCACCGATCATCACCTCGCCTTTGATCAGCTCGTTGTTCTGATAAAAATGCTTGATAAACTCCCGGAACGCTTCCCCCGCTTGATCGGGGCTGTCGAAGATCCACTTCTCCATGCGGATGAAATTCTTGCACAGCACCGGATCGTCCAGGGTGTTGACCATATCGAGGTATTTTTGCCCCGAGAGCCGGAACGGTTTGAGCGATAGAAAAGTCCAGTTCAGCATCTCGCCCGGGATATTACCCATGGTGTCCGCCAGCAGATCGATGTCCACTTTCCGGACCCAATGGCTGAGCAAATCCTGGGGCGTGTGGAAATCGACCGGCGTCACGGTGGTAATAAGATTCCTCACTTTATCGGCATGCATCGCGCTATAGCAGAGGCTAAACGTTCCCCCCTGGCAGATCCCTAAGAGATTAATCTTGTCCAGGCTATACCGTTTCCTGAGCATATCCACGCAGCGATCGATATAACCGTTGATGTAATCGTTTAAGGATAAAAACCGATCGGCGCTGTCGGGATAACCCCAGTCGATCAAATACACATCGAGGCCGCCCGCCAGAAGTCCACGCACGAGCGAGCGGTTCTTCTGTAAATCCGCCATGTAAGGGCGGTTGACAAGTGCGTATACGATCAGCACCGGCACCGGGTTCAGCTTCTCCACGAGCGGCTTAAACCGGTAGAGCGTGAGCTTGTCTTCGGTGTACACGGACTCTTTTTCCGTACACCCGACGTCGATATCACCGATTTCGTTGAGCGTCTGTAAACCTCGGCTGAGCTTAGTCCCGAACTCTTGGATTTCGGATAAGGCTTGATCCGGATGTATTTGAAATGGAAACATGAGCTATTCCCCCTTGCCGCGCTTTTGTGCAGTGCCGGCGCGCGCCGCCTGCTTGGGCCTAGGCCCGGCCGCGGCAACCACGCTCACGGCGGACGCCGTCCGCTTCGCCGGGATTCGTTCGCCGCGGCCTTCGCGCCCCGTACCCTTGCGGAGCGCCGCCATCTCCTTGAGCAACCGGGCGACGTCGCGTTCCAGCGCCGTGACCTTCTCTCTCATGCCCTCAATGCTCCTGCCTTGGGTGCGCAACTCCTTTTGCGTGCGGCCGTTCAGCGCCTCTGTCTGCGCTTCTAACCGCGCTTGCATTCCTTCCATTACGCCCGGATCGAGTAGCGATGATCGGAACCCCGCGAGCTCGCGCCGGAACTCCTGCTGCCGCCGCTGCACCGTCGTGATCCCTTGATGGGTCGGCAAATTCAATGATCCCGCGATTTCATCAACGGCGGTCTGGTTGTGATGCTTCAACGCCATTAGCGCGTTGACCAGCCGTGCATAAATTTCCGCGTATTCTTCCGTGAATACAAAAGCGCCGTACGCCTCTTCGCCACAATCGACCCACAGATCATAGACCTCTCGCAGGGTATTGATTTCCTGGCCTTGCTCCGCGCGTTCGATGATCTTGGCGGCCAGCCGTTCGAGTGCATCGACCCCGAGCCGTCCGTGCGCATGCAAGTAGTCCTGCAGCGCCTTTTGGTAATCAAGGGTGAGACGCATGCCTCCCTGCGTCTGCTCTTGCCATTCGCGCATATAGCCGACCGCGGGGACCGACAAGAACTGATCCATGCGTTCGTGGACCTGGCCCGCGACGTCGCGCGAACCCTCGGATTTCACCGACCGCAAGAAATCACCGGGCAGCAACGAGCTGCTCGAGAACATGCGCGACCAGGTGTCCATCGGCAGTTCGAAAAACGGTAGCAGGCCGCGCAGCGTGCTGGTCACCTCCGAAGCGCTGCCGTGAGTGAAACCCGCTTTCAGTTCATTGAGCTTCGCCGCGAACCCATCCTTCCAGCTCGATCCGGCTTGCGCGCCCTTGGCCAGGTTGCGTGTCAGCTTGCTGAACTCCTCTCCTAGCCGCAGAAAGGTCTTTCCTTGCCGCAC
This window of the Pseudomonadota bacterium genome carries:
- a CDS encoding phasin family protein, with translation MQREIIDQWAALSKSALESMKELGAINAKLVEKMTAQQEAILSTCLEASAKEVNLISVVKDPKDLLAHQAALASEYGAKFVEIVRGTNDLFSECKNELSAWAERGMEKTVAPFAGKPAKGK
- a CDS encoding phasin family protein encodes the protein MQFEIMQPWAQFGSTCFVSLKELGEISTKTFEKVAEQQLGLVNTYVDTGIKQVTLLTESKDYKDILAGQTKLMTEYNEKMLDALRNTTEIMTDSKDEMAAWFEKAQENGTVPVKKAALAVKKATA
- the phaC gene encoding class III poly(R)-hydroxyalkanoic acid synthase subunit PhaC: MFPFQIHPDQALSEIQEFGTKLSRGLQTLNEIGDIDVGCTEKESVYTEDKLTLYRFKPLVEKLNPVPVLIVYALVNRPYMADLQKNRSLVRGLLAGGLDVYLIDWGYPDSADRFLSLNDYINGYIDRCVDMLRKRYSLDKINLLGICQGGTFSLCYSAMHADKVRNLITTVTPVDFHTPQDLLSHWVRKVDIDLLADTMGNIPGEMLNWTFLSLKPFRLSGQKYLDMVNTLDDPVLCKNFIRMEKWIFDSPDQAGEAFREFIKHFYQNNELIKGEVMIGEKNVDLENITMPVLNIFATDDHLVPPAASKALKKYVGSADYSEIEFPGGHIGIYVSGKAQQMIPPSVTTWLAAR
- the phaE gene encoding class III poly(R)-hydroxyalkanoic acid synthase subunit PhaE, which codes for MTDSNPVWNDDWMASQKNFWDAWSHILSQSMEPSPSSQAFAVPWTTALDLWAKTAAPTAPAAGEDFFQSIVRQGKTFLRLGEEFSKLTRNLAKGAQAGSSWKDGFAAKLNELKAGFTHGSASEVTSTLRGLLPFFELPMDTWSRMFSSSSLLPGDFLRSVKSEGSRDVAGQVHERMDQFLSVPAVGYMREWQEQTQGGMRLTLDYQKALQDYLHAHGRLGVDALERLAAKIIERAEQGQEINTLREVYDLWVDCGEEAYGAFVFTEEYAEIYARLVNALMALKHHNQTAVDEIAGSLNLPTHQGITTVQRRQQEFRRELAGFRSSLLDPGVMEGMQARLEAQTEALNGRTQKELRTQGRSIEGMREKVTALERDVARLLKEMAALRKGTGREGRGERIPAKRTASAVSVVAAAGPRPKQAARAGTAQKRGKGE